The stretch of DNA AAACAGGTCACTTGAGTAATATGAGCGGCCCTTTGACCTTTCATGTCAACAGTCAGCTCTTTAAAACGTGACTTTCGTTCAAAGAAATTCATCTTCCTTTTCGTTTGTTTGCTTTACTGTCGTGTTTTAAAGTAcaaggctgtttttttttttaatttggaggCATCTACTCATAATGTTAAACTTGGTGTGTATATTTTGAGATTGAGGAACTAACTTATGTTGATCGACGAATTATTCAAAAAGTATTTTACACATCTTCAGTGTTAAGAGCGATGTTAGATTTGATTCATTGAATATGTAAAAAAATATCCCTTACCTTGGTGAGCATTTCTTGGCTGGAAACcacagtacatgtagttttataGGCAAACTCAGAGAGAGAGCGCCGAGCCATGTCACTCGCGAGGGAAGCTGTCAATCGACTACGATGTCACGCAATATCACatttttttcgtattttttgAGGAAAGGAAAATTGATATGATATTGTTCaaaattataatgaaaatcggtaataattaaaattaattattcgCAGACGAAAAGGTTAATTCCTCTAAACCAAAACCTTAAATCAATGTGTTTcttcataaatggcagcccCCTTACTAAGGGCTTGCAGTGGATTTATCTTGGCGTGACATTTAAGAGCAATGGAAGcttctttaattaattattgCCATTTAAATTAGTATGGTGGGGGAGGGAACTTTATTGGTTTGATGATTTATCTAGCTAACCGGCCTGGTGCTAATTACTTAGCTGAGTAAACTGTATTGTGTTTTCCATACACTTTCTATCACTATCTACAACAAACTATTCGACATCCTGTTTCTCTTCATGCTGTTACACAGTTTCGAAATCTGGGGTGCATAAAAGAACTTGCAAGGGATAGGCAAAAGAACCCAACTGAAAGGTTACACGTgcaattaacaacaacaacgacgacACTCTTTCATTTCCCGCATAATGACGATTATATTAATAATCTATGAAAGATATGATTAGTCATGCCTGGGATACAAGGACTTTCAACTTAAATCAAGAATACAGATCTCAGACGGGGTAGCAACCACATGCGTCGATCAGTTCCACTAATGCAGAAATGTACTCCGCCTTGCGCCTCACGTGGAATCCATCTGTGCACACACCAAAATACTCGCAAACAATCTTTAGCATGGTTATGTTAAGTTTTTTTAAGCTTCCTTTCTTACGCATGTCGCACAGGTTGAAGTTGTCATAAGCGATGGGGTGCTGCAACTGTACTTCATTTAGTACAACCTGACGGGTATCACAGAACTCTTGCTCGTGTTGCGCAGCTTTAATATCGGAATCACTTATCGCCGCAGCGTGACGCAGCTTAGATGCCATTCTTGAAAAGAATGACTGTATCTGTTGTGCGGACAGAAACTCGTCGCTTGAGAACAGCCTAGACCCATCTGCTTTCTTTGCAAAACGCATATCTTTTGCCACTCTCTCAGGGTCTTGCTTGTGACCTTTTTCCTGCCCAAGGTTAAATTTATCCTCCAAGTACTTCTTTTGAGCTTCATTGAATCGTgcagatttttttgttgttttcaaagcccAACCCTCTGACAAGCTGACACCATCCGTCACCTCAAGTGTTCCTGCTTCTAGTGCTTTAGCCGTACTTGTATCTTCCTTTAGGAGAGCGTGGTATGTCCTCTTAGCTTTGTCTAGTAAGTTCTCTTTTTCAGGCATCATTCTACATTTCCCAAAGGACAAGTGCTTTTCAAGACTTGAGTGTCGCTCATACATCTTCACACAACCTTCATTTGGGCAGGAGAACAGAATGGTGGCAGCTTTCTTGTCACCATCATCCTTCACTTCTTCTTCCAAGGTTCCATTGGGTCCTGGCTTCTTAGAAGTTTCTTGGGATGCACCGACGAAATCACCAGGTGAAATGTTGCAGTCAAATCGGCAGGCTTGCAAAAAGTCAGGAACTAAAAAGACAGCACAAGTAGTGGTCTTTATCTATGACTTAGGAAAGCCTATTGCTTTTAAACAGCTCGGGCTTTTCAGTTTAATTTATCATTCTTCGTGACTGGATACGTGCCATGCGCCCATATTATGTGACAGGGATATGCTAGCCCACACCCTACCTTATATTGATCTCTATAGAACAGATAGTCTTTAAATATAATCAATGCCACACGATTAAGTCGCAACGTTTCTTCAACTACCAGCTGGCTAGGTCTTCATAGGGCGACAGCTGGTTGTCCTCCCACTCATATTTGTGATAATGGCATAATTATTATCATATAGCTGAGTattttcttgctttgtggctGGTCAATTTGAGTTCCGTAACTTACTGTGCGGACGCAGAGCGAGAAATCACTTTGCCTTACACTAAATAAACATGATATTAGCCAAGTTCAAAATCATTACTGTAAGTAACGGATCCCACCTTTTCCCTCGATTTTCTGTCCGTGCGCTTTTCCCTTGAGGCATAATTCCGAGAACAAAACTTGGTCCGTAGCTCACAATGCGAACAGCGTACTCAGCTAATAAGGTGAATTAAACGACGATTACTTTTTTCCATTATACTCTTTTAGGTTTTTTCCTTACCATGAAGCTTAGATTTGCTTATTTGCTTTCCTCGGCCGACGTCAAAGGCTCTCCAGACCGTCACCACGTCGCTAGAAAACTCAAAGTTGTTTAACATGCTTACACCATCCATTTTCACCTGAGGCAGTTCGCAAGCGGCAACTGCAGCATCGACAACAGCAACGCGGACCCCGGTGACACCTCCATTCGATAGGATGGCTGTTTTAAATTCTTTGGCGTTTTGCACATCATGCCCTTCATTGATGTATCTGCGCACATGGCCTTTGATAGTCGCTGCTTTTCTGTCGCAGGCCCCTTTACCTCCTTGTGGGTCACTGAAATCCACTCTACGGACACTGACCCCTGTATTCAACTTCATTAGAGAGCACGATGCTATTACAGCCGAGTTATGATAGCATCCGGCGTTATCCTGGCGTAGGAAAGCTGTGTCGATTCCGGGATTCTCCTCTTTCAGTGACCTCAAGGTATGTTCAATAATGCGCACTACAACAGAGCTGTCTTGTGATGTATTCTCGACGATGTGGACAAAGCTCTGACTTTCATACCGCCCATTGATTTTTCTTGCAATGACACTGATATGCCAAGATATCCCGCGCTTTCCAAACCAATCAGACTGGGACTCTCTGTATTTGACTGGTAAAAATTTCATTGCCCAATCCTGTGTGATAAGGACAGTGGACTCATTTAAAGCGCTCAAGCACACAGTTCTTGCTGCGTCTTGTCTAACACTTCTGAGTTGGTGGGCTTTCCAGGACTGGATTGCCTTGACTGCTTCATTCAGTGTGTGCGAGAGATCTTCCAGCTCCTCAGGCGCGAACTTTGCATTTGACTCAACTAGGTATCTTTCCATACAGTAGAGGACATCCCTGAGTCTTTCACACTGCGAGCACTTGAGACTGTGGGTGTGTGAGCAGAGAGATCTTAGTTCACTGTCGTTGCTGTCGCTCAGAGCATGTTCACTGCAATGGTCCGCCACAAAGGAGCAATCAGATACATGAACCTAGGAAAACAATACACTCGTAGATTTAGatgtaatatgtcaaaaacgagtgcgagtgttttcAGCAGGGGTttcaaacaccgagaaacagataATTATAGTTTGGAGGTGTTTGGAATCCCTGAtaaaacacgaagcacgagtttttgataggactgctcaattttttttaacaaagtaTGAGTTTAATGTGatgatcttttgttttatcagaCAAGTGATAGGAATTTGTAAAGGAAATGAATATTCAATATTTGGGTAAGTTTAAAGGCAgaacttttgaataaattgaCATAATAGGGCGTGGTGGAGAGCGAATCAGAATCACGTCGTCTTCGCCCGCCAAAATCGTCTTCCCAAGAAAGTGATTCGGTTAACGAGGCCGTTCCAGTTGCAACTGAATATAAAAATAATTGGGCTGTGAACATTTTCGTCGAGTGGCTGAGGTTAAGAGAGGTACAAGTGCTGGTTTTAGGTTGCGGTGGACTTTTCAAAGACTACGAACCACACGAGGTTCAAGCCTTGAGTACTGACCTTGCTGAAATGGATGCTCTTTCACCGAACTATTAGAGGTCCAAATTCGTTTTTAATCATCTGGACGCTAATGATAAAAGGTACTGCGAAAGTTTTATGTTGAATATCCCAAATTAAAATGCATTATGTACTGGTAGTTAATTTATCTGTTTTTTTCAATTGTCTTTATCAGTGTTTTCATCAGTTTTTGAACTAATCGGAGTAATCTTGATCTGGCTTTTTATTGGGTATCAAGAAACATGCACGTGACCAAAATGGGGCAATCCAATTGGCTAAAGTTGTATGATTATGAAATGCACCGTCATTATTGTTATATTTTCAAAGCAATTAATCCACAGACCGTAGCAAATTAAATAAAAAGCTAATAACTAAAAAGCACTGTACACTTTGAGTTAAACGGATATTTGTTCTTGGGATATGTATGCAATGACATCAAGTGCACGGAATGTGGTGTACTTTGCTGGAGTAACAATAGcattttaaaatcactgacAGTCAAAAACACCTTATAGTCAGCCTTCAAATATTGTTTCCCCTCCTTCAGAGACACTTCCCAGCTTTTAGCGATCTCTCTGTCAAGCCCCTTATCTTTTAGGCGTTCCACAATAAGAGACAGATCTTCAAAACCTTTCGCGCCATCTGCCGCAATGTAATCTAGCCCCTGTAGGGACTTCCTCACGGTGGCTGTACAGGCGGACAGGACTCTTAGCATGGTTGCTGGGCTGAatggagtaaaatctgtttccGCGCAGTAAGCCTGGTATTGCTTTACTAGCCTATTGGGAATCATCGTCCTGATGACATTTGGAGTCTCTAGTATCTCCCCAGAGGAGAGGCGGAGGTACCGCTGACCAAACGGGAGATCCTGGATGACATGCGGACTTGTTATGTAAGTTAAAAAATGATCAAGCTGCTTACTTTCCACTCTCATCCTAGGGCTTCTTACTCGGGGTATTTCGGCCCCACGCCCATAGTGAAGGGAATGCtgtcttgcaattttaaatcgGTATTCGGTGAGACCTGGTATGTAGCTCTGGAGGCGTTTAAACGATGTCTGGTCCCCCATGATTGATAATATTTGACGTCTCGTTTCCCAGGAAGATGCGTTTCGGTAGG from Montipora capricornis isolate CH-2021 chromosome 9, ASM3666992v2, whole genome shotgun sequence encodes:
- the LOC138016755 gene encoding uncharacterized protein, whose amino-acid sequence is MGDQTSFKRLQSYIPGLTEYRFKIARQHSLHYGRGAEIPRVRSPRMRVESKQLDHFLTYITSPHVIQDLPFGQRYLRLSSGEILETPNVIRTMIPNRLVKQYQAYCAETDFTPFSPATMLRVLSACTATVRKSLQGLDYIAADGAKGFEDLSLIVERLKDKGLDREIAKSWEVSLKEGKQYLKADYKVHVSDCSFVADHCSEHALSDSNDSELRSLCSHTHSLKCSQCERLRDVLYCMERYLVESNAKFAPEELEDLSHTLNEAVKAIQSWKAHQLRSVRQDAARTVCLSALNESTVLITQDWAMKFLPVKYRESQSDWFGKRGISWHISVIARKINGRYESQSFVHIVENTSQDSSVVVRIIEHTLRSLKEENPGIDTAFLRQDNAGCYHNSAVIASCSLMKLNTGVSVRRVDFSDPQGGKGACDRKAATIKGHVRRYINEGHDVQNAKEFKTAILSNGGVTGVRVAVVDAAVAACELPQVKMDGVSMLNNFEFSSDVVTVWRAFDVGRGKQISKSKLHVPDFLQACRFDCNISPGDFVGASQETSKKPGPNGTLEEEVKDDGDKKAATILFSCPNEGCVKMYERHSSLEKHLSFGKCRMMPEKENLLDKAKRTYHALLKEDTSTAKALEAGTLEVTDGVSLSEGWALKTTKKSARFNEAQKKYLEDKFNLGQEKGHKQDPERVAKDMRFAKKADGSRLFSSDEFLSAQQIQSFFSRMASKLRHAAAISDSDIKAAQHEQEFCDTRQVVLNEVQLQHPIAYDNFNLCDMRKKGSLKKLNITMLKIVCEYFGVCTDGFHVRRKAEYISALVELIDACGCYPV